A single region of the Marinobacter salinisoli genome encodes:
- a CDS encoding STAS domain-containing protein has product MPIETRHLEDSQTLVISIDGRFDFSTHQAFRDAYEHCDNLVDHYVVDLSETTYLDSSALGMLLLLRDYAGGDSAKISIENCNSDVRRILSISNFEQLFAIR; this is encoded by the coding sequence ATGCCGATTGAGACGCGTCACCTGGAGGATAGCCAGACCTTGGTTATCAGTATTGACGGGCGCTTTGATTTCAGTACCCATCAGGCCTTTCGGGATGCCTACGAGCATTGCGACAACCTGGTCGACCACTATGTCGTCGACCTGTCTGAAACCACCTACCTGGACAGCTCCGCGTTGGGCATGTTGCTGCTGCTGCGAGACTACGCCGGCGGGGACAGCGCCAAGATCTCCATCGAGAACTGCAACAGCGACGTGCGTCGCATCCTCTCCATATCCAATTTCGAGCAGTTGTTCGCCATCCGCTGA
- the fliJ gene encoding flagellar export protein FliJ: protein MARSQRLKVVLTLEERKEQEALERMTEAKKLLDQQREQVNNLSRYQQEYRDQIRGGQQGVVPVARLQAWQAFIAQLDQVIVQQQAQLDQAERGFDERRLEWQKAWERRRGMEKYIETCREQERRELDLREQKQADEAAGRAYAWRKR, encoded by the coding sequence GTGGCCCGGTCCCAGCGTTTGAAGGTGGTGCTCACCCTGGAAGAGCGCAAGGAACAGGAAGCGCTCGAGCGCATGACCGAGGCGAAGAAACTGTTGGACCAGCAGCGGGAACAGGTGAATAATCTTAGCCGCTATCAGCAAGAGTATCGGGACCAGATCCGGGGCGGTCAGCAGGGCGTTGTGCCCGTGGCAAGGCTGCAGGCATGGCAGGCATTTATTGCCCAGTTGGATCAGGTCATCGTTCAGCAGCAGGCGCAGCTCGATCAGGCCGAGCGCGGGTTTGACGAGCGCCGGCTAGAGTGGCAGAAGGCCTGGGAGCGACGGCGCGGCATGGAGAAATACATCGAAACCTGTCGTGAGCAAGAACGGCGTGAGCTGGACCTGCGAGAGCAGAAACAGGCAGACGAAGCGGCCGGTCGGGCATATGCCTGGAGAAAGCGCTGA